A stretch of the Nicotiana tabacum cultivar K326 chromosome 6, ASM71507v2, whole genome shotgun sequence genome encodes the following:
- the LOC142181689 gene encoding uncharacterized protein LOC142181689 has protein sequence MKRSKVDSVIRKALNNWKWVDNYNEAPGGRIWIVWDSTQVDYALIRTHEQFILGKESFMKQKSRIQWLNLGDSNTTFYDTFMKNRQARNIIGRLITSTRHILQNLTEVDAEILSFYMGLLGTAAAQLPVINPEIMQNGHVLSRRQQLQLIRPVSKEEVKQAIMGIDDSKAPGCDGYNSYFFKKTWYIVGEEVTAAVQF, from the exons ATGAAGAGAAGTAAAGTTGATTCTGTAATAAGGAAGGCCTTAAATAACTGGAAATGGGTGGACAATTACAATGAAGCTCCTGGAGGCAGAATATGGATTGTATGGGATTCAACTCAGGTGGACTATGCACTGATCAGAACTCATGAGCAATTTATACTGGGAAAG GAAAGCTTCATGAAACAAAAGTCTAGGATACAGTGGCTTAATCTTGGAGATTCTAATACAACTTTCTATGATACCTTCATGAAAAACAGGCAAGCAAGGAACATCATTGGCAGATTAATCACTAGTACTAGGCATATACTACAGAATCTAACTGAGGTGGATGCAGAAATCCTAAGCTTCTATATGGGGCTGCTTGGTACTGCAGCAGCACAGTTACCAGTTATCAATCCAGAGATTATGCAAAATGGGCATGTACTGAGTAGGAGGCAACAATTACAATTAATTAGACCTGTTAGCAAAGAAGAAGTGAAGCAAGCTATAATGGGCATTGATGACAGCAAGGCACCAGGGTGTGATGGGTACAACTCCTATTTTTTTAAGAAGACATGGTACATAGTGGGAGAAGAAGTTACTGCAGCAGTCCAATTTTGA